Proteins from one Ranitomeya variabilis isolate aRanVar5 chromosome 1, aRanVar5.hap1, whole genome shotgun sequence genomic window:
- the LOC143793354 gene encoding fatty acid-binding protein 1, liver-like, producing MAFNGTFELQSQENFEAFGKAIGIPDDLIEKGKNAKSVTEIVQNGDHFVVTVTTGPRVQRNEFTIGQEAEMETFSKEKIKTTVNLVDGKLVVNLKDITSVTEVAGDLHINVLTVKDIVYKRISKRV from the exons ATGGCTTTCAACGGGACCTTCGAGCTACAATCCCAAGAAAACTTTGAGGCTTTTGGGAAAGCCATTG GTATTCCCGATGACTTGATCGAGAAAGGAAAAAATGCAAAGAGTGTAACTGAGATTGTACAAAATGGCGATCACTTTGTGGTCACGGTGACTACAGGACCTAGGGTCCAACGTAACGAGTTCACTATTGGACAGGAGGCAGAAATGGAAACTTTTTCCAAAGAAAAAATTAAG acTACTGTTAATTTGGTGGATGGGAAACTAGTCGTAAACCTTAAAGATATCACTTCTGTCACTGAGGTTGCTGGAGACCTTCACATCAAC GTTTTGACTGTGAAGGACATCGTCTACAAGAGAATCAGCAAGAGAGTATGa
- the LOC143793355 gene encoding fatty acid-binding protein, liver-like — MSFAGTYELQSHENFEVFMKAIGLPDELIQIGKDIKSVTKIEQNGDHFVVTVTTGPKVLRNEFDIGKESDIETLTEEKIKTTVNIVDGKLVVQLKSVKSVTEISGDILTNVMTLRDIVYKRVSKRVA, encoded by the exons ATGTCTTTTGCTGGAACCTATGAGCTGCAGTCCCATGAAAATTTTGAGGTGTTCATGAAAGCCATTG GTCTCCCTGATGAGTTAATTCAGATAGGAAAAGATATCAAGAGTGTAACCAAGATTGAGCAGAATGGAGATCACTTTGTGGTCACGGTGACTACCGGACCTAAAGTTCTACGTAATGAATTTGACATTGGCAAAGAGTCAGACATCGAAACCCTTACAGAAGAAAAAATCAAG ACTACAGTTAATATTGTGGACGGCAAGCTGGTGGTGCAACTGAAGTCTGTCAAATCTGTCACAGAAATTTCAGGAGATATCCTAACCAAT GTTATGACTCTGAGAGACATCGTCTACAAGAGAGTGAGCAAGAGGGTGGCATAA